Proteins from a genomic interval of Aspergillus flavus chromosome 7, complete sequence:
- a CDS encoding Low affinity iron permease-domain-containing protein → MDRFMNVLCKPGAKPEIQGVAPTQHLAGKETLDHPNAKGYIPKSKPKMLDRWLDFVVRVSGSEPVFFLILAGLLTWALLGIKYGSTDSWQVLISDIQAIVSYIFDSFLVRQQLNAYEEEMIVAAELESRILSHKRMLANLHQTLEAQDQEKTTQLVNLVKKHQNALEFGTELPTETRFGRTITWVSHVIGHLGTITLFWAGVFTWIVLGHRSHYSDKWQLYMNSASSALMVFIFAFLANIRERHAAYTRSCLDAIFQVDASLEAKLRHLTDDTLPNDIVIIPAPRVSKIQRAIFYYADFVGTLVGIAILVAVIIIWIAIGPLLHFDSNWWLLIGTYAGLIGMNDGFVLRNMQARLRCYVDAEFARITAQDATLFATAGIPAPSDEVVRGASLTRRVSETMGRVYAHEITVVLGFLTIMGLIAGASAMRWTMTGQLLCNVPPSLIESFFMIVLVTGHNSADDRIRVDLRNTYARRLQLLGFVHAVQSVW, encoded by the coding sequence ATGGATCGCTTCATGAACGTCCTGTGCAAACCAGGCGCCAAGCCTGAAATCCAGGGTGTCGCTCCCACCCAACATCTGGCCGGAAAAGAGACCCTCGACCATCCAAATGCCAAGGGCTATATACCCAAAAGCAAGCCGAAGATGCTTGATCGCTGGCTGGACTTCGTCGTCCGAGTGTCTGGCTCTGAGCCCGTCTTCTTCCTGATCCTCGCGGGACTCCTCACCTGGGCTCTACTCGGGATCAAGTACGGGTCGACCGATAGCTGGCAGGTCCTGATCTCTGACATTCAGGCCATCGTCAGCTACATATTTGACTCCTTCCTCGTGAGACAGCAGCTGAATGCATacgaggaggagatgatcGTAGCCGCTGAGCTGGAGTCCCGGATCCTCAGCCACAAAAGGATGCTCGCGAACCTCCATCAAACGCTCGAAGCGCAAGACCAGGAGAAAACCACCCAGCTAGTCAATCTAGTCAAGAAGCACCAGAACGCCCTCGAGTTCGGCACAGAGCTCCCCACGGAAACCCGATTCGGACGGACCATCACCTGGGTCTCGCATGTAATCGGCCACCTAGGCACCATCACGCTCTTCTGGGCGGGCGTGTTCACCTGGATCGTGCTCGGCCATCGCTCCCACTACAGCGACAAATGGCAGCTATACATGAACTCCGCCTCGTCGGCGCTCatggtcttcatcttcgccttccTCGCCAACATCCGGGAACGCCACGCCGCCTACACCCGCAGCTGCCTCGACGCCATCTTCCAAGTTGACGCCTCCCTCGAAGCCAAGCTCCGCCATCTCACCGACGACACTCTCCCCAAcgacatcgtcatcatcccagcCCCGCGCGTGAGCAAAATCCAACGGGCCATCTTCTACTACGCCGACTTCGTCGGCACCCTCGTCGGCATCGCCATCCTAGTCGCAGTGATTATCATCTGGATCGCCATCGGCCCCCTCCTGCACTTCGATTCCAACTGGTGGCTCCTGATCGGCACCTACGCAGGCCTAATCGGCATGAACGACGGCTTCGTGCTCCGCAACATGCAAGCCCGTCTGCGCTGCTACGTCGACGCCGAATTCGCCCGCATCACCGCCCAAGACGCGACTCTCTTCGCTACCGCCGGGATTCCCGCGCCCAGCGACGAGGTCGTCCGTGGTGCGTCGCTGACGCGGCGCGTGTCGGAGACGATGGGGCGCGTGTACGCGCATGAAATCACGGTCGTGTTGGGGTTTCTGACGATCATGGGCTTGATTGCCGGCGCTAGTGCCATGCGATGGACGATGACGGGTCAGTTGTTGTGTAATGTGCCGCCCAGCTTGATCGAGTCGTTTTTCATGATTGTGTTGGTGACGGGGCATAATTCGGCCGACGATCGGATACGGGTGGATCTGCGAAACACGTATGCGAGGCGGTTGCAGTTGCTGGGGTTTGTCCATGCTGTCCAGTCAGTTTGGTGA
- a CDS encoding putative nucleoside-diphosphate-sugar epimerase (NmrA-like family protein) produces MTVGIFPAAGGLGTSIINHLVKRIPADQLILIARKPDSLAHLSRLGATVRRADYEDPSSLERVFDGVDVLMLISYASFEIQYRVEVHRNAIDCARRSGVKHIFYSSLAFAGDLTDSSVAHVMGAHLRTEQYLADLQAQSHITYTAIREGLYSESFPIYTAWFDLAHPVDEITIPHAGSPPGVTWAKRDELGEATANLIASYVQDPRSFPYVNRRLLLSGPREYSLQETVEILGRAVGRTVRIREISPDEYAALSTHGTKHTYHGINLAREWATAWDAIRRGETAVVTPLLREILGREPEDYETTIRGLAREVRTQEAS; encoded by the exons ATGACGGTCGGCATCTTCCCCGCGGCAGGCGGCCTGGGAACCAGcatcatcaaccacctcGTGAAACGCATCCCCGCCGACcaactcatcctcatcgcTCGCAAACCCGACTCCCTAGCTCACCTGAGTCGTCTCGGTGCCACAGTTCGACGCGCAGACTATGAAGACCCCTCGTCGCTGGAGCGCGTGTTTGATGGGGTGGAcgtgttgatgttgatttccTATGCGTCGTTTGAGATTCAGTATCGCGTGGAG GTCCATCGCAACGCCATCGACTGCGCGCGTCGCAGCGGCGTCAAGCATATCTTCTACTCGTCGCTCGCGTTTGCGGGCGATCTCACCGACTCGAGCGTGGCGCACGTGATGGGCGCCCATCTACGAACGGAGCAATACCTGGCCGATCTACAAGCGCAGAGCCACATTACCTACACAGCGATTCGCGAAGGTCTTTACTCGGAGTCGTTCCCGATCTACACCGCCTGGTTTGATCTGGCGCATCCCGTGGATGAAATTACGATCCCGCACGCTGGTTCCCCGCCGGGGGTCACGTGGGCCAAACGCGACGAACTCGGCGAAGCCACCGCCAATTTGATCGCCTCGTACGTGCAGGACCCGCGGTCCTTCCCGTATGTGAATCGGCGGTTGTTGCTCTCGGGACCGCGCGAATATTCGCTGCAGGAGACCGTGGAGATCCTGGGTCGTGCCGTCGGGCGGACGGTTCGGATTCGCGAAATCTCGCCGGACGAGTATGCGGCATTGTCCACGCATGGCACGAAGCATACCTATCATGGGATTAACCTGGCCAGGGAGTGGGCCACGGCGTGGGATGCGATCCGGCGCGGCGAGACGGCGGTGGTGACGCCGCTCTTGAGGGAGATCTTGGGGCGCGAGCCCGAGGACTACGAGACGACGATTCGGGGATTAGCCCGGGAGGTGAGAACGCAGGAAGCAAGTTAA